A single Brassica rapa cultivar Chiifu-401-42 chromosome A04, CAAS_Brap_v3.01, whole genome shotgun sequence DNA region contains:
- the LOC103863996 gene encoding probable ribosome biogenesis protein RLP24 → MRLVKCWFCSSTIYPGHGIQFVRNDAKIFRFCRSKCHKNFKMKRNPRKVKWTKAYRAAHGKDMTQDKTFEFEKKRNRPERYDRNVTEDTLKAIKKIDKIRSTREAEHINKRLKPNKQKIFKSAITELDQHISLIKAPGSQQQDSEKMKVLVSSNKSVQNEAMEE, encoded by the exons ATGAGATTGGTCAAGTGTTGGTTTTGCTCTTCTACGATATATCCTGGACATGGTATTCAGTTTGTCCGCAACGATGCCAAG ATTTTCCGGTTCTGTAGGTCTAAATGCCACAAGAACTTCAAGATGAAGAGGAACCCTCGTAAGGTCAAGTGGACTAAAGCCTACAGAGCTGCACACGGGAAGGACATGACTCAG GATAAAACTTTTGAGtttgagaagaagagaaacaggCCCGAGAGGTATGATAGGAACGTTACAGAGGATACTCTCAAGGCcattaagaagattgataagatCAGAAGCACTAGAGAAGCTGAACACATCAATAAGAG GTTGAAGCCTAACAAACAGAAGATATTCAAGAGTGCAATCACTGAGTTAGATCAGCACATTAGTTTGATCAAGGCACCAGGTTCTCAGCAACAAGATTCAGAGAAGATGAAAGTTTTGGTCTCCAGCAACAAGTCTGTTCAAAACGAAGCCATGGAAGAGTGA
- the LOC117133342 gene encoding uncharacterized protein LOC117133342 — protein MSRVLHLSSPYDHLISQKFPIHDHPLYSTTDHGQCAGCYEGKELSAEFLECPECDIFFHKECIELSPEVITHSFHPQHPLWLVKRESLPDQNGCMCCSLCGEQLMLLVYRCLICDFKLDMSCAKNPPLLEIDQPKVGQHKLHLLMKKVSFTCDACGFEGDRSPYMCLPCNFMYHIRCVYFPDDSQQRSYSLSPRTWSCGCRYVHSDVVACEKIKKARELENKPSKGDDDDDYPFKIVEDKYIDHFTHEHYLAFHKDGKVSDVSKICQACKLPVVYNPYFCCYKGCEFYVHEGCANLPWKKRSILHNHLLEVDGKSTARTEFHAKHFCCSACGQFHDGFKYSCCDFNLEVGCASIPLPFKTSIHEHLLTIKSNDLQICSVCKLWASPVLSCATCGLHLGFDCAQLPKLARHKYDDHLLSLDFVKDETCEGDYWCEICEKKIGGKALFYTCNEDYCCSTFHTHCVIGALHLKLKQCFKLFSHEFEVVENSLAALRHCCICGLECKGLEVIMSKGGDKYLCSSSCLMRNRHLLKNL, from the coding sequence ATGTCTCGTGTATTGCACCTGTCAAGTCCCTATGACCACTTGATTTCTCAGAAGTTCCCCATTCATGACCATCCTTTATACTCTACCACAGACCACGGTCAATGCGCCGGGTGTTATGAAGGAAAAGAACTCTCTGCCGAGTTTCTTGAATGTCCCGAATGCGATATCTTCTTCCACAAGGAATGTATCGAGTTATCTCCAGAGGTGATCACTCATTCTTTCCATCCCCAACACCCTCTTTGGCTTGTCAAGCGTGAAAGTCTACCTGATCAAAATGGTTGCATGTGCTGTTCCCTGTGCGGTGAACAGCTTATGTTACTAGTCTATCGCTGTCTCATATGCGACTTCAAGCTGGATATGTCTTGTGCCAAGAACCCACCATTGCTTGAGATTGACCAACCTAAGGTCGGTCAACATAAACTCCACCTCCTGATGAAGAAAGTCTCCTTCACTTGTGATGCTTGCGGGTTCGAAGGTGATCGATCTCCTTATATGTGTCTACCTTGCAACTTCATGTACCATATCCGTTGTGTCTACTTCCCAGATGACTCTCAACAACGCAGTTATTCTCTTAGCCCTAGGACGTGGTCTTGTGGATGTAGATATGTCCATTCAGATGTTGTAGCCTGCGAAAAAATAAAGAAGGCAAGAGAACTTGAAAATAAACCAAGCaaaggtgatgatgatgatgattatccATTCAAGATAGTAGAAGACAAATACATAGACCATTTCACACATGAACATTATCTAGCATTCCACAAGGATGGTAAAGTTAGTGATGTAAGTAAAATATGTCAAGCTTGCAAGTTACCTGTTGTTTATAATCCTTACTTCTGCTGCTACAAGGGATGTGAGTTCTACGTTCATGAAGGTTGTGCTAATCTTCCTTGGAAAAAGAGATCTATTCTTCATAACCATCTACTTGAAGTGGATGGAAAATCTACAGCAAGGACAGAGTTTCATGCAAAACACTTTTGCTGCAGTGCTTGTGGCCAGTTCCATGATGGGTTCAAGTATTCATGTTGTGACTTCAACTTGGAGGTAGGGTGTGCTTCAATCCCTTTGCCCTTTAAAACATCAATTCATGAACACCTTCTTACCATCAAATCAAATGACCTCCAAATATGTAGTGTCTGCAAGTTATGGGCCTCTCCTGTTCTGTCTTGTGCTACATGTGGTTTGCATTTGGGGTTTGATTGTGCTCAGTTACCTAAACTAGCAAGACACAAGTATGATGACCATCTTCTCAGCTTAGACTTTGTCAAGGATGAGACATGTGAAGGTGATTACTGGTGCGAGATATGTGAGAAGAAGATAGGTGGGAAGGCATTGTTCTACACTTGTAATGAGGACTATTGTTGCTCCACTTTCCACACTCATTGTGTAATTGGTGCTTTACACTTGAAGTTAAAACAGTGCTTCAAGTTGTTTAGCCATGAGTTTGAGGTGGTGGAGAACAGTTTGGCTGCTCTAAGACATTGCTGCATATGTGGCTTGGAATGCAAAGGGCTTGAGGTTATAATGAGCAAAGGTGGTGATAAGTACTTGTGTTCTTCTAGCTGTTTGATGAGAAACCGTCATCTTCTAAAGAATTTGTAA